A region of Myxococcus stipitatus DSM 14675 DNA encodes the following proteins:
- a CDS encoding (2Fe-2S) ferredoxin domain-containing protein, translating into MKRYRLSVCKGPTCKAGGADAVYATAREALTEQGQVPRCELYRGGCYGFCHMGPNVVVREETGRKRDPLSPEDYQLMGWDGEVYYSEMTPEKMRRVVAEHIAQDAPVQALFGQPDTPAPDDD; encoded by the coding sequence ATGAAGCGCTACCGCTTGTCTGTGTGCAAGGGGCCGACCTGCAAGGCCGGCGGCGCGGACGCCGTGTATGCCACGGCCCGGGAGGCGCTGACGGAGCAGGGGCAGGTGCCGCGCTGCGAGCTCTACCGGGGCGGCTGCTATGGCTTCTGCCACATGGGTCCCAACGTCGTGGTCCGCGAGGAGACCGGACGGAAGCGAGACCCGCTCTCCCCCGAGGACTACCAGCTCATGGGGTGGGACGGAGAGGTGTACTACTCGGAGATGACGCCGGAGAAGATGCGCCGCGTGGTGGCCGAGCACATCGCCCAGGACGCTCCCGTGCAAGCGCTCTTCGGCCAGCCGGACACGCCCGCTCCCGACGACGACTGA